In Lineus longissimus chromosome 7, tnLinLong1.2, whole genome shotgun sequence, a genomic segment contains:
- the LOC135491618 gene encoding serine protease 23-like yields the protein MLRDGRRLNIPFDPKSKSLRDQIQKSRDDFAAILNADADGMNQIEGFSRRQKKHRRKRSPKSRPSRFIFGHDNTVRVPNSRRRRPPFSNVVMLSTGCTGTLLTTRHVLTAAHCLHDGDEYKTTTSKLRVLVTSRVGYNVFYAKKINIPLGWIQTDGPIAKTTFDYAVIELTSPTKLVNGGLQFISNEIDAKRRVQFFYPANRWTFLLQSSCDIESRDVGLNGNIVFSKCDTARGSSGAAVLLDGADSTKQIVGIVSNFVTANRNRSQSFTVINKLTWWKIEDICNMIATSGGKLGICRI from the coding sequence ATGTTACGAGATGGTAGGCGACTAAATATTCCGTTCGACCCGAAGTCTAAGTCTCTGCGAGATCAGATACAGAAAAGCCGCGATGATTTCGCGGCAATTTTGAACGCAGATGCAGACGGTATGAACCAAATTGAAGGgtttagcagacgacagaaaaaacacCGTCGAAAACGAAGTCCTAAAAGTCGTCCGAGTCGGTTTATCTTCGGCCACGACAACACTGTCCGCGTTCCGAATTCTCGACGCAGACGACCACCATTTTCGAACGTGGTCATGTTGTCCACAGGTTGTACTGGAACCCTTCTCACAACTCGCCACGTCCTCACCGCTGCACACTGCTTACATGACGGAGACGAGtacaaaacaacaacatcaaagcTCAGAGTTTTGGTGACGTCCAGAGTCGGATATAACGTCTTCTACGCGAAAAAAATCAACATCCCATTGGGATGGATCCAAACCGATGGACCTATCGCGAAAACAACCTTCGATTACGCTGTGATAGAGTTAACTTCGCCAACAAAACTCGTCAATGGAGGTTTACAATTCATTTCTAATGAAATCGACGCTAAGAGGCGTGTTCAATTTTTCTACCCAGCCAACCGCTGGACGTTTCTCCTGCAATCATCTTGCGATATTGAGTCACGAGATGTTGGCCTGAACGGGAATATTGTTTTTAGTAAGTGTGACACGGCAAGGGGCAGCTCCGGGGCCGCAGTCTTGTTGGACGGTGCGGACAGCACTAAACAGATCGTGGGAATTGTATCCAATTTTGTGACAGCTAACAGAAATCGTAGTCAGAGTTTTACGGTTATTAACAAACTCACTTGGTGGAAGATTGAAGACATTTGCAATATGATTGCAACCTCTGGAGGGAAACTCGGAATATGTCGGATATGA